The genomic region GTAACATTATCCAAATATTTCATTTCTACTCGAATCAATCATGATGATTTTCTAATTGTTCAAATCTTTTTTGTCTACAAGTCCTAAATAATTGGTCTTCCTTTTTTCTCTAGTGATTGTCACCGACAACCATTCAACATAAAAATTTACACGATGCTATGTAGTCTAAATACCTTTCAATTACTAATTTTTTTATTTTGCCAGGCCTTCCTTTCAGTAAGCACATTATCAGTTAGTATAGAATTAAGTTGAGTTTGTTCATTCACATAGTTAACCAACTTATTATCTCTAAACCCATTACTATTTCCAGGTCACCACAGAATATCAAAGTAggaatattttttattttatcttATTTTATTATAATCTCCTTTTTTGGGAGGAGGTAtcagtttgtatgatactgtgatACTCAATGACATATTTAGTGAAGAGACATTAAAAGCGAAACCAATAAAATATTTGCTCAAAACCTTActtattttttctatttttgaaagaCAATTACACCGAACAATCTTTCTCATTCTTTGAAACAATCTTCGTCTCATTTCTAAGATTTGAACATTATCTTCAAGGTTAGAAGGTTTGGCTCTGTACCGCCAAATCAGAGTCCCTTTTATTAGACAAGTTAGTGTCCCTTTTATTATTAGACAATTAGGCATTAGAAAATAGTTTTACATTACTATGCTTTGTTTGTGTACCCTTTTTATTTGGTTTGTTTATAAGTATATATGCAGTGTTTCTTTTCTTTATACTTCTCTTTCATcttaattaacacatataatctctCATCATAAAATAAATAGTGTGAATTCTTTTAAGAAAATGGATTATGTAAATCAAATTTGTTTAGATAGTGAACCAAATACCTATTGGAGTATGATactaattcaaagcgagcggaagcattttttaaaactttataaaatcatactctttcacggatcattgtacaaaactttagtaaacaaaacaaattaacgaaatcgaacgagagaagattagaatacaacctttgtagccttttgaaaatcgaatttgaaaactcaaagaagagttcctctaaacggtagacactcaaagttccaaccttgcttcgatctataccttctacttaacggatcttttcttcttccttatttccaccaaaaccgaacccaattatagatttcaagtattttggttacttgaaaatgagaaagaaaaatagcattttgtgtatgtgtgttttgtatctctttttttttttaacttttaagatttacttttaataaaaatacaaactactttttttattttaacttttaagatttacttttaataaaagtacaaactactttttgtattttaacctttaagatttacttttaataaaagtacaaactactttttcttattttaacttttaagatttactattaatataactacctttaatggttataagaacaaagagagaaaaagagagaagaaggagagaagaaatattgatattgatatttcaagagaaatggtgcaccttaaatggttaccatacatgtctatttatagtataaaatattactatgcaagaaatataataataataaaattaacatccaatctagatatcttataacacaatctagatattttataacaatatgCCAAAAATTAGGCTAATGGCATGATAACCTTGTTTCAAAGGTGGAGAGTTCACTTAAGAGTTAGGTGTACAATATTTGATTTTAAAGTGATTAACCCGTAATTGAACTAGatgaaaatcgaaaaaaaaaagaaatcgAATTTGAACTTGATTTCGGTCCGGTTTTCAAAGTTGAATTCGGTTTTCGTTTTTACTTTCTCGAACTCGGTTTAATAAAAAAACGAATATAAAACTAATTCAACTAATACTATACTAAATTATTAATACAGAAAGACAATATActgattttaaaaattaaaagttgaatTTAAATCGATTTGTTAGATTATATTGGTTAGATTATAATTTTTTGAGTTTTTTGATTTTGAACGAAACCAAACCAAAATCAAATTCAATTTTTGATTCAGTTTCAATTTTGGTTtttgattttattttttatttcaattttTGTCTCCAAAGTTTCTAAAACAGAATAAAACGAATAATATAAATcaaaaaaatcaaaatcaaaaatcaaatcgaTCAATACCTCTAGTATAACATTGGAAAGGGAAAAAAAACAAAATAACTAATAACTAATACAGTAAAATTTATTAGCCGTTAACTAAAAAAGCCAAAAACCCCGAATAATGTAACATCTCCGGGTTTGGGTTCAAAATTGAATTGAAATTGAAATTCGATATAATTGGGGGTGACAATATATACACCACAAACAACAACTGTAGTCGTTTTACTGTTTATATATCTCTTTTGTTTCGATCTAGATCTCATCCAAGATTCAAATTTCGGTCAGTTTCATATCTCTATATCTTTCTACATTCTACTGTTCCTCCTCAATTTAAGTTTCTTCAATTACACATTTCATTATTTGTGCATAATTTGGTATTTATACAACTGTATCTACTCATTTGTCTTTCAATTGTTTCAAATACATGACGGATCTGGAATTTGGTGTTTGTTAGGGCAAATGTTGTACTTTAACTACCATTATTAGTTGATTTAAATCGTTATTCAAAGGCTAATCATAGTACTCCTTAATAATTGAAGCTAGGGTTTGATCACTTTGTTTATCTTTTGAACTTATAGCTTATTAAATCTTTTAAATGCCTGTAAGGACATTTATAACTGCTTATAGGTCTATCAAATTTAGCTTATGTACTTAAATCGTTataactagaaaaaattcgaccgcgcgttactGCGATTGTGTTCAACGCGCGGTCATATttgtatatacgttgtttggtacctaatatatctagtaggctgggttgtttgttggacgtgtacgtatatgtgtgaaatatagctcgaaatatttagtgtttttttgacgatgtccgtttcgcgtatagttagtcgcgttgtgttcgtaaaataatatcgagttgaacggtggtctcggaaaaatttagctcgcaccgagcgagaatatagggcccgttatttagtgtttttttaacgatgtccgtttcgcgcatagttagtcccgttgtgtccgtctgatttttttcgagttgaacggtggtctcgaaaaaatttaactcggaccgagcgagaagatagggcccgttaaaaatacggtggaatcattttcttttgttttttttaaaattatatatttacgctttttaCCCCTAAAAAATAGAAAGTTAGGGGGTCGTTTTGTATATGAAGCCGAATTTGAGGGGCCgggtgtagtgtgaacgcaaactcaaaacgacattcGGATAAAACGGAAACTCCGATTTTGCCCATGTATTAGGGGGTCGTTTTGTATATGAAGCCGAATTTGAGGGGCCgggtgtagtgtgaacgcaaactcaaaacgacattcGGATAAAACGGAAACTCCGATTTTGCCCATGTATGTTAGTATGTAGgggtaataattgtattattatttattattttgttattaattaAAAGCGTTAATAATATTGTATCAAAATTGTGAACCAGTTGTGTAGCAGCTTCTTGCTGAATTTGAAAGTAGAGATCATGGGCCGTGGAGTCAGCAGTGGTGGTGGACAAAGTTCACTTAACTACCTTTTCGGTAGCGGTGAGCCGAACCCCACTAGCGGCAAAACAGAGGCTGCGGCTGCACCGCCAGCTCCAGCTCCGGTGAAGCATGTACACGTGCCAGCTGTCAATGAGCCGCCTCCCAAGCCGACTGCTGTTGTACCCCAGCCGGATAGTATACCTAAGATACCGGCTGGGGTCCAAGGCAGCCAAGCCAACAACTATTTCCGAGCTGAGGGTCAGAACACTGGCAACTTTCTCACGGTATGATTTGTTCAGTTTTCGTTTCTGGTTTGAGTTTGACTTTATTGTTGGTTTGACTTTATACTATGTTGTTGATGATTGTGTTCAGGATCGGCCTTCAACCAAGGTTCATGCTGCACCAGGCGGTGGGTCGTCCTTGGATTACCTGTTTGGTGGTGCTGGTGGTAGTAAATGATACCACGAAATTCAAGAACTTATGAAAGAAGTGTTGTGTTAAGGTTTAAACAAATTCTGCTTTCCATTTCTTGGTACTTGTTGATTTCAGATTTGTGATGTATATGTTGATTGTTGCAATTTGCATATCTCATGGTGTCTTTAATTTGAATTTCGTTTTGTTAACAATAATCCGAGGCTCTTAATGATATCTAACTTGTCATTTTGTTAATTCGAGCAACGTGGTTGCATTCAAAATCTGACATAAACAGAAGATAAAGATTGTGCTGCTAATATTGACAAGAGTTTAATATCCACTGTTCATTTACATACACAGAAGCAACCCATATATCATAACAGTTTTTGGTGAAAAAAAACCTTACAGAAGTGAAATTTTGGTTAGATTTAGTTCAAACATGACTTGCAATTCCATTAATCGCCTACAGAAGTGAAATTTTGGTTAGATTTAGGTTCATTCAGCCATTTAGGTGGATAAAAAACTGGAGTTTACTGATCATCACATTCAATAAATATAGTTGTGATTGGTAGCTAACCTTATATGTGCAAGGCTTGATTGATTTTTGCAAAATAATCATACTTGCTGTGTTGAAGGACTCAACAGACCATGTTCATCAGCAGACATCGGCCGAGATTGACCATGTTCATGAAAAAACAGAAAATAATGTTATGCGGACGAATCAACAATTTCGACCCATGAGAAAATAGGAATAGAGTTAATTACACTGATGGTCCCtgtggtcttggttaaattacgtcgctagtccttaactcttaaaaattatatgcttCGTCCATGTAGTTTTAAGTCCAAACGGTGGTGGTCTCtgtggtcttggttaaattacgtcgctagtccctaactcttgaaaattatatgcttcgtgcctgtggttttaagtccaaacggcggtggtccctgtggtcttggttaaattacgtcgctagtccATAACTCTTAAAAATTAAATGCTTCGTCCCTGTGGTTTTAAGTCCAAACGGCGGTGGTCCCtgtggtcttggttaaattacgtcgctagtccATAACTCTTAAAAATTAAATGCTTCGCCCCTGTGGTTTTAAGTCCAAACGTGATGGTTCAAAAACATGGAAGTTACAATTTGGTGAAACATGGAAGATTCAAATGTCATTGGGTGTTACACGTTAGCAAGTTCCAAGTTGGTGAAACATGGAAGATTAAAACATATTGTGATAAACATAAGTGTGACCAATCCAGAGTTATCAAGCGATGTTCATCTGTTTATttggttaaattacgtcgctagtccctaactcttgaaaattatatgcttcgtccctgtggttttaagtccaaacggcggtggtccctgtggtcttggttaaattacgtcgTTAGTCTATAACTCTTAAAAATTAAATGCTTCGCCCCTGTGGTTTTAAGTCCAAACGTGATGGTTCGAAAACATGGAAGTTACAATTTGGTGAAACATGGAAGATTCAAATGTCATTGGGTGTTACACGTTAGCAAGTTACAAGTTGGTGAAACATGGAAGATTAAAACATATTGTGATAAACATAAGTGTGACCAATCCAGAGTTATCAAGCGATGTTCATCTGTTTATTTGGCAAAGGAGATTATGCAACAAATTGAGGGCAATCCAGACATACCAACACAAGCATCAAACCAAGAGTTAGAGAAAAAGTATGCAGTCAAAGTGAGTAATCAGAAGGCATATTATGCAAAACAGAAAGCACTTCAACGTATTCGAGGTGATTACAAACAACAATACACCTCATCGAAGACGTTCGAATAATGACATGACTTCCGCAATAACACCTCATCGTAACGGATTAATTGCCTTAACGATCGTTGAATTGAATAAACCCTAACCGAATTGAACTCTAAAGCTTGTATCGAGTGAAACTCGATAAATAACAATGGAACCCTAGAAAATGATGTTTGGGATTTTATTCGGTATATAGTGTTTAAGAGGCAAAGAGTACGTGTTTAAATTACCTTTTTAGACATCATGTGATCATCACGTGTTTCCATGTAACAGAGACGTTTGACGAAAGTTTATAAAAGGACCATCGTCGTTTGAACTTAAAATCACAGGGACGaagcatataatttttaagaattaaagactaacgacgtaatttaaccaagaccacagggaccacctccgtttggacttaaaaccacagggacgaagcatataatttttaagagttaggGACTAGAGACGTAATTTAACCAAGATCACAGGGACCGTCAGTGTAATTAACTCATAGGAATAATGTCGATTACTCTCCTCTGCATACTCCAAAaataatcatgtaatgtgttacaCCCAACATGCTATTTTTGTACTAATAACGTTTGTTTATCTAAAACTTCGTAGTATAGGAAAATATATAAGGTGTTCAATTTTTCGTTAAGCAAtggtgatagagggaggttctCATAGACTATATATTGACATTATTTCTTTCCTACTTTCGATGTGGGATGACTTTCATCTTCTTATAACCGATTATActccaacaatcacccccttaatcGGTCTAGCTACATGCTACGTGCTACATATTCTTGCTACTCCTTTCTTTCTGCTAAACTGCATCGATGCAAAGCCATCCATACTCGGGCTGCAACCTGATACCATTTGTAGGATCATTTCTGCCTAACAACGTGCCAAACATATAAGCCCATGAGTCCTTTACTACTCTAAAACCATCTGTTGATAGTGGGAAGTTCCAATAggcttatataataatattatttcttTCCTACTTCTGATGTGAGATGACTTTAATCTTTTTATAACCGATTATACTCCAACATTTCGAAGTCGAGCAATAGCGACACCAAATTTTGATTGTCGCCCCACTCCGTCCCGGTGTTGCCTCACCATCAGGGTTCGGTGTCGGGGTTCGAATCGCATATCCGAATTTGAAAATTGCTTGAGTGTGACGTTGGATTTCAAAATATCGTGGTTGGGTACCTTTGCTTTTCTTTTCTTTCCTTTTGATTTTAGCTTCATTTATTTTGTTTTCATCTTTTAAAAAggttgatgaagatgaagattgaaaaaagaatttggggttgaaaaatgtcattgagttttAAAATAGTTAATAGGGAGATGAAACCAAATGCCCGGAGTTCCCTCCCCTTCTCGAAGGATTCGCGCGCTAATGGTTCAACAACTTGCCTACACCACTCATCATCTCGTACAGGGATTTGAGAGAACGCTTCTTGCTCAACTTTCACAATATGAGGGCATCCAGGAGGACTCATGTTGAATGTCACGATATCAAGAAAGGACGCGGAGAATCTATGGGACAGTTTATCGATAGATACAGTCGAGAGGTTGCGCGCATCCCCAACCTGGCTGAATCACAGAAAGTTTCAGGATTTATTCATGGAATCTGCAGAGAACGTCACTTACAGTTATGGTAAAAGTTGCGAAAAGACCGCCAGAAACGCTAGCGGAGACCAGCAGGGAAGCGCACGAACACTTGCGCGCGGCTGAAAACACCATACGGTATTCCGGGTATGGAAACAACCATGGTCATCGTGACGACCATGACTCACCGAGAGGAGGACGCAGCTCACATAACTCTCACCGAGGTTACCAGGATAACGGCCCATATCATCATAGCAACGACAATAGACGCGGGCATACTAATGGATGCCATGGATGCAACAATCAACGGAATAGAGACAGGGAACACAACCAAATGCTCATCAAAAACCTGGCAAAAAGCCTCAAGGAAATCCTTGCGACAGAACCAATATCGCAAACTTTCGGTAGACCGGCGCGCATGTCTGAGTATGCAAGGCGCGACAAGTCCAAGTTCTGCGACTTTCACGATGATTGCGGGCATGAGACTAATAGGTGCAAGGTACTGACTGATAAGGTAGTTGCGTGTTTGAAACGAGGCGAGCTCCAGCACTTAAAGGAGCCAAAAGAACGCTCGCGTAAAAAAGAATACGATGGAGACAAGGAAGAGGAGCGAGACAAGGTCATTCACGTTGTCACCAAAGAGTGCGCTACCACGAAGGTAAGATCTGCACACTCCCAAGGATGCACGCAGGTCGCGTTGCCAATTAGAGAAGTTCAAGAAGTCAAGAGCGACCTCATCCTGGTCAAAGGACTTCTTCCGGAGATCAAATTTGAGGTCGGATGCCTCTGCGTGGACACTGGCAGCTGCGCGGATATCATGTTCGAACGATGTTTTAAAAGGCTTCCGCGCAAACTCAAACTTAACCTGAACCCATCAAAAGAAAGGTTCCGGGGGTTTTCTGGTAACCTACTGACGACCCTAGGATCCCTGGAGGTCAAGTTATAGCTCAAAGACGACAACGACTTGACAAAGAAGCGCACTGAGAAAATACGGTTCAACATAGTGCGCGCACCATCGAGCTACGATGCGCTCTTAGGATTCCCGTCGTTGCAAAGGTTTGAAGCAGTACTTTCCATCGCACATGGTTTGATCGAATTCCCCACGAAAGCTGGAATTGCAACAATGATGTCAAAATCACCAGAAAGCGAAGATGACCAGGTAATTTACTAATTGCTTATTCCGCGATTGTAGGATGGTTACTTGATCTGAATAGATGCTTAAAACGCGCAAAAAGTTCAGCGCGCTTACCGCATTTAAATGAGCACAATCTTGTATAATCTAAAACATAAGACGCACGTTTAAATGCACATTAACGCATACTTACGCGCATTCGCTGATTTACAAAAAACATTGAACTGGTCTAAATAGGTCCCAGGGAACAACACGATGGAAGATGGAAGAGGAAATAACCCGATCGACGGAACAAAGGACATGGGGAGCTACGACGTTCAGCCATGAAGTTGCATACAGCAAAATGCAGAGACACATTCAGAGTTTTTGTAACTTAGGCCATGTTTTTCATACGTTGTTCCTAGGAAAGATACCATCGTACCGCTTATGTA from Rutidosis leptorrhynchoides isolate AG116_Rl617_1_P2 chromosome 9, CSIRO_AGI_Rlap_v1, whole genome shotgun sequence harbors:
- the LOC139867152 gene encoding protein SPIRAL1-like 3 — protein: MGRGVSSGGGQSSLNYLFGSGEPNPTSGKTEAAAAPPAPAPVKHVHVPAVNEPPPKPTAVVPQPDSIPKIPAGVQGSQANNYFRAEGQNTGNFLTDRPSTKVHAAPGGGSSLDYLFGGAGGSK